The following is a genomic window from Deltaproteobacteria bacterium.
CTTGGAATCGCGAAGCGGTTCTATCTAACGTTTTCTTCTATGAAACGAACAGTATCGCTTGTGGAGGTGCCAGGCCCGAAAATGGCCCTTATACCAGCCTTCTTCAAACCCGGGATATCTTCTTCGGGGATGATTCCGCCACCAATGACCAATATATCGCTCGCGCCAGCCTCCTTTAGAAGTTCCATGACCCTCGGAAAGAGGTAATCGTGGGCGCCTGACAGCACACTCATGGCAATAACATCCACACCTTCCTGGATGGCTGCCTGGACGATCTGCTCAGGGGTCTGGCGCAAACCCGTGTAAATCACCTCCATGCCGGCATCACGCAAGGCATAGCAGATGACTTTGATGCCTCTATCATGACCGTCCAGCCCTGGCTTTGCAGCCAGGACCCGAATCTTTTTCTTTGTCATCGGCTGACCCTCACACCTCTATAACGTCGACACCGCCCTGTACTCTCCGAAAACCTCCCTCAGTGTATCACAAATCTCCCCCAGGCTGGCATAGCATCTGACTGCTTCAATAATATGCGGCATCAAGTTATCGGTCCCCTGCGCACAGTTCTTGAGCCTTTCAAGGGCCGAAACCACGGCAGCACCGTCCCGCCGTGCCTTGACCTGCTTAAGCTTGGCCACCTGAGACTCCCCGACAGCAGGATCCACACGCAGGAGGTTCCTGGGCGGCGCTTCCTCCTGTTGAAACTTGTTGAGCCCAACCACTACCTGGTCGCCGGACTCCACAGCCCGTTGATAAGCATACGCGCTTTCCTGTATCTCTTTCTGGATGAATCCTTGTTCAATGGCTGCCACGGCTCCTCCATTTTCGTCAATTTGGTCAAGGTAGGCCTGCGCCAGCTGCTCAATCTCGTCGGTCAGCCTCTCGACAAAAAATGAGCCTCCCAGGGGGTCGACTGTATTGGCAACCCCAGATTCGTAAGCAACAACCTGTTGGGTTCTAAGGGCTATTTGAACGGCCTCTTCCGAAGGAAGTGAAAAGGCTTCATCCATGGAATTCGTATGAAGAGATTGGGTACCGCCAAGCACGGCAGAGAGGGCCTGGAGGGTGACTCTCATCACGTTGTTGTACGGCTGCTGGGCCGTGAGTGTGCATCCGGCCGTCTGCGTATGAAAGCGCAGCATCAGAGACCTGGGGGACTTGGCACCGAATCGCTCCTTCATGATCCGCGCCCACAAGCGCCGAGCCGCCCTGAACTTGGCGCTCTCTTCAAAAAAGTCCATATGGGCATTAAAGAAAAAAGAAAGCCTCGGAGCAAAGTCATCCACCTTTAGGCCCGCCTGGAGGGCTGCCTCTACATAGGCGATACCGTTGGCCAAGGTAAAGGCCACCTCTTGCACGGCTGTGGACCCCGCCTCCCTGATGTGATATCCGCTGATACTGATAGTATTCCATGTGGGAATGTGCTGGGAACAAAAGCTGAAGATATCCGTAATAATGCGCATGGAAGGCGCAGGCGGAAAGATGTAGGTCCCTCTTGCTGCGTACTCTTTTAGGATGTCATTCTGAATCGTACCTTTCAGTTTTTCGGGAGTAACTCCTTGTTTGGCCGCTGTTTCCACGTACATTGCAAGCAAAACTGCAGCGGGCGCATTGATTGTCATCGAGGTGCTCACCCGGTCCAGCGGGATGCCGTCAAACAGGGTCTCCACGTCCATCAGAGAATCAATGGTTACGCCCACCTTTCCGACTTCGCCTTGAGCCAGGGGATGATCCGAATCGTATCCAATCTGAGTTGGAAGATCAAAGGCGATGCTCAGCCCTGTCTGTCCCTGCTCAAGCAGATACTTGTACCGCTTGTTCGACTCCTCTGCAGTGGCAAAACCGGCATACTGCCGCATTGTCCAGAATCGACCGCGGTACATAGTGGGCTGAACCCCCCGGGTGTAAGGATAACTCCCAGGAAATCCAAGGCTCTTCATGTAGTCTAAGTCAGATTCGGAAAGGGGTGTATAGAGACGCTCCAGCGGGATTTCTGAAAGGGTTTGAAAGGTCTCTTTGCGCTCAGGACGCTTAGCAACAAGCGCTGCCGTCTTCTCGGCCCAGCCGGCAGACGTCTCCTCAATTTCCTTCAGTTTCTTTGCATCATACATCGCACT
Proteins encoded in this region:
- a CDS encoding cobalamin B12-binding domain-containing protein, which encodes MTKKKIRVLAAKPGLDGHDRGIKVICYALRDAGMEVIYTGLRQTPEQIVQAAIQEGVDVIAMSVLSGAHDYLFPRVMELLKEAGASDILVIGGGIIPEEDIPGLKKAGIRAIFGPGTSTSDTVRFIEENVR
- a CDS encoding methylmalonyl-CoA mutase family protein codes for the protein MYDAKKLKEIEETSAGWAEKTAALVAKRPERKETFQTLSEIPLERLYTPLSESDLDYMKSLGFPGSYPYTRGVQPTMYRGRFWTMRQYAGFATAEESNKRYKYLLEQGQTGLSIAFDLPTQIGYDSDHPLAQGEVGKVGVTIDSLMDVETLFDGIPLDRVSTSMTINAPAAVLLAMYVETAAKQGVTPEKLKGTIQNDILKEYAARGTYIFPPAPSMRIITDIFSFCSQHIPTWNTISISGYHIREAGSTAVQEVAFTLANGIAYVEAALQAGLKVDDFAPRLSFFFNAHMDFFEESAKFRAARRLWARIMKERFGAKSPRSLMLRFHTQTAGCTLTAQQPYNNVMRVTLQALSAVLGGTQSLHTNSMDEAFSLPSEEAVQIALRTQQVVAYESGVANTVDPLGGSFFVERLTDEIEQLAQAYLDQIDENGGAVAAIEQGFIQKEIQESAYAYQRAVESGDQVVVGLNKFQQEEAPPRNLLRVDPAVGESQVAKLKQVKARRDGAAVVSALERLKNCAQGTDNLMPHIIEAVRCYASLGEICDTLREVFGEYRAVSTL